AAAGGAAGAATTGTAGAATGTGTGGGATAACAGGCTGGGTACATTTTCAAAAAGATTTACGGACTGAAACGAGAACACTGGAAAGCATGACGAAAACATTGGCAAAGCGGGGACCTGACGAGGATAATGTCTGGAGCGAAGCCCATGTTGCCTTTGGCCATAAACGATTGACGGTTGTTGATGCGGAAGGCGGAAAACAGCCGATGACGAAAAATCAACAAGACGGCAGATATACACTTAGCTACAATGGTGAGCTATATAACACCGAAGATATTCGTAAACAGCTATTATTAAAAGGATATTCCTTTAAAGGTCATTCTGATACAGAAGTTTTACTAACTTCTTATATTGAATGGAAAGAAAAATGCATTGACTTGTTCAATGGGATTTTTGCGTTTGCAATATGGGATGAAAAGGAGCAAAAATTATTCATTGCAAGAGATCGGATGGGAGTAAAACCATTATTTTACACGGAAAAGGACGGCGGGTTCATTTTTGGGTCGGAGCTGAAGGCGATTTTAGCCCACCCTGATGTGAGGACAGAGATTGATCGGGAAGGGCTGTCTGAAGTTTTCGGTGTAGGTCCATCCCGAAAACCAGGTTCCGGTGTGTTCCGTAATATTCATGAGCTGAGGCCCGCCCATGCGCTCACATTATCAAGGAAGGGGGTCCGGATTTGGCGCTATTGGAATGTGAAGAGCGAAGAGCATCGGGATACCCTCGATGAGACGGCCGAGAAGGTCCGCTTTCTCGTCGAGGATGCAGTGACGAGGCAGCTTGTATCCGATGTTCCGCTGTGTACCTTCCTTTCAGGAGGGCTTGATTCCAGCGCCATCACGGCCATTGCAGCCAACTCTTATCAAAAAGAAGGAAAAGGGCAGCTTCATACGTATTCCATTGATTATGAAGATAATGAGCGGTATTTCAAGGCAAATGATTTCCAACCTAATTCCGATGGATATTGGATAAAAAAAATGACGGATACATTCAATACGGTTCATCATTCATCTATCATCACCCAAGAACAGTTAACGAATCACCTGACGGAAGCGGTGCTTGTAAGGGATCTCCCGGGTATGGCGGACGTCGACTCTTCCTTACTTTGGTTTTGCAAGGAAATCAAGCAGGATTTTGTAGTAGGACTATCA
This genomic stretch from Peribacillus muralis harbors:
- the asnB gene encoding asparagine synthase (glutamine-hydrolyzing), yielding MCGITGWVHFQKDLRTETRTLESMTKTLAKRGPDEDNVWSEAHVAFGHKRLTVVDAEGGKQPMTKNQQDGRYTLSYNGELYNTEDIRKQLLLKGYSFKGHSDTEVLLTSYIEWKEKCIDLFNGIFAFAIWDEKEQKLFIARDRMGVKPLFYTEKDGGFIFGSELKAILAHPDVRTEIDREGLSEVFGVGPSRKPGSGVFRNIHELRPAHALTLSRKGVRIWRYWNVKSEEHRDTLDETAEKVRFLVEDAVTRQLVSDVPLCTFLSGGLDSSAITAIAANSYQKEGKGQLHTYSIDYEDNERYFKANDFQPNSDGYWIKKMTDTFNTVHHSSIITQEQLTNHLTEAVLVRDLPGMADVDSSLLWFCKEIKQDFVVGLSGECADEIFGGYPWFHREDDLNRAGFPWMRSTDERVLLLKGGWREKLKLEEYAHEAYLTTLAETPRLDGENGLAAKRRELFYVNLLWFMTTLLDRKDRMSMGASLEVRVPFADHRLVEYAWNIPWDMKMVGNREKGILRKALEGLLPDEVLYRKKSPYPKTHNPLYTDRVQGWLKELLRDKNSVLHEFFDKQKLNDIVDSKGAAFKVPWFGQLMSGPQLLAHLAQTHVWFKEYDIQIIE